The Benincasa hispida cultivar B227 chromosome 11, ASM972705v1, whole genome shotgun sequence genome has a segment encoding these proteins:
- the LOC120089718 gene encoding plant cysteine oxidase 2, which produces MGIERSLADRKGKQFCELPKETTTNNRSRRNRRRLRKSSSPLPVQKLYETCKEVFASSGTGIIPSSEDIERLRAVLDKMEPLDVGLSAEMPYFRTTADQRTPPITYLHLYENSKFSMGIFCLPPSGVIPLHNHPGMTVFSKLLFGTMHIKAYDWVEVAAENGASALVDTSSGTAPSRSVRLAKVKVDADFTAPCDSSILYPADGGNMHCFTAVTACAVLDVLGPPYSDPDGRHCSYYLNFPFTEFSVDGVSVPEAERESYAWLEEREKPEDLAAVGAMYEGPKIVENR; this is translated from the exons ATGGGGATTGAGAGGTCTCTGGCCGATCGCAAAGGGAAACAGTTTTGTGAATTGCCTAAAGAAACGACTACGAATAACAGGTCCAGAAGGAACCGGCGCCGGTTGAGGAAGTCCTCCTCGCCGTTGCCGGTTCAGAAACTCTATGAAACTTGTAAGGAAGTTTTCGCTTCTAGTGGGACTGGAATCATTCCCTCTTCTGAGGATATTGAACGTCTACGAGCTGTTCTGG ataaaatggAGCCATTAGATGTTGGGTTGTCGGCGGAGATGCCGTATTTTCGGACGACAGCCGATCAACGAACTCCTCCTATAACATATTTGCACCTCTATGAGAACAGCAAATTCTCT ATGGGAATATTTTGCTTGCCTCCTTCAGGTGTCATTCCACTTCACAACCATCCTGGAATGACAGTCTTCAGCAAGCTTCTCTTTGGGACCATGCACATCAAAGCATATGACTGGGTGGAGGTCGCTGCTGAGAATGGTGCATCTGCACTTGTTGACACGTCTAGTGGCACAGCTCCTTCAAGAA GTGTTCGGTTAGCCAAAGTTAAGGTAGACGCAGACTTCACGGCACCGTGTGACTCGTCCATTCTTTACCCTGCAGATGGAGGAAACATGCATTGCTTCACGGCTGTGACTGCGTGTGCAGTGTTAGATGTGCTCGGCCCACCTTACTCTGATCCCGATGGTCGGCATTGCTCGTACTACCTCAACTTTCCCTTCACTGAATTTTCAG TGGATGGGGTTTCAGTCCCAGAAGCGGAAAGGGAAAGCTACGCATGGcttgaagaaagagaaaagccTGAAGACTTAGCTGCAGTTGGGGCAATGTACGAAGGTCCAAAGATAGTAGAGAATCGATGA